A region from the Clostridium beijerinckii genome encodes:
- a CDS encoding glutathione-dependent formaldehyde dehydrogenase, whose amino-acid sequence MKAVTFQGIKSVKVKEVPAPKIQKADDIIVKITSSAICGSDLHLIHDMVPNLPQNYIIGHEPMGIVEEVGPEVTKLKKGDRVIVPFNVSCGECFYCKHDLTCMCDNSNPNGENGGFFGYSDTFGGYPGGQAEYMRVPYANFTPFKIPEDCEVEDEKLLLMSDAMGTAYWSVENAGVKKGNTVIVLGCGPVGLLAQKFCWLHGAERVIAVDYIDYRLEHAKKYNKVETVNFEQHKNTGEYLREITHGGADVVIDCVGMDGKMTPMEFVGSGLKLQSGSLSGFVIATQAVRKGGMIQVTGVYGGRYNAFPFGDIINRNINIRTGQAPVIPYMPTLYKLLVEGKVDPSDIVTHRLPLNEAEHGYKVFDTKTEDCIKVILKP is encoded by the coding sequence ATGAAGGCTGTAACATTTCAAGGCATAAAAAGTGTAAAGGTAAAAGAAGTTCCAGCACCTAAAATTCAAAAAGCTGATGATATTATTGTTAAAATCACAAGTTCAGCAATCTGTGGCTCAGACTTGCATTTAATTCATGATATGGTTCCTAATTTACCACAGAATTATATTATAGGACATGAACCCATGGGTATTGTTGAAGAAGTAGGTCCAGAAGTTACAAAATTAAAGAAGGGTGACCGAGTTATTGTACCTTTTAATGTGAGTTGTGGAGAATGTTTTTATTGTAAACACGACTTAACATGTATGTGTGATAATTCAAATCCAAATGGCGAAAATGGAGGCTTCTTTGGATATTCAGATACATTTGGTGGATACCCTGGAGGTCAAGCTGAGTATATGAGGGTTCCTTATGCCAATTTTACTCCTTTTAAGATTCCAGAAGACTGCGAAGTAGAGGATGAAAAGTTATTGTTAATGTCAGATGCTATGGGCACTGCTTACTGGAGCGTAGAAAATGCTGGTGTTAAAAAGGGTAATACTGTTATTGTACTAGGATGTGGTCCGGTTGGGTTATTAGCACAAAAGTTTTGTTGGCTTCATGGTGCAGAAAGAGTAATAGCAGTTGATTACATAGATTATAGATTAGAACATGCGAAGAAATATAATAAGGTGGAAACAGTTAATTTTGAGCAACATAAAAATACTGGAGAATATTTAAGAGAAATTACTCATGGTGGTGCAGACGTAGTAATAGACTGTGTGGGTATGGATGGAAAGATGACGCCTATGGAATTTGTGGGTAGTGGTTTAAAACTTCAAAGTGGATCATTAAGCGGGTTTGTTATTGCTACGCAAGCAGTAAGAAAAGGTGGAATGATACAAGTTACAGGCGTTTATGGAGGCAGGTATAATGCATTTCCTTTTGGAGATATAATAAATCGGAATATTAATATAAGAACAGGGCAAGCACCTGTAATTCCTTATATGCCAACTCTTTATAAGTTATTAGTTGAAGGAAAAGTAGATCCTAGTGATATTGTTACACATAGGCTACCACTTAATGAAGCAGAACATGGATATAAAGTTTTTGACACAAAAACGGAAGATTGCATTAAGGTTATTCTTAAGCCATAA
- a CDS encoding spore coat protein, translating into MIKDYLEIRNAEGMPKLVDATMSLGFLLNAKSAVRNCAIALTEVATPEVRTFMQKQLDDAINMHEEISNLMINKGWFHPINLDKQFQMDIESSETAVQIASLDLFPGDTSRIGTFATPEK; encoded by the coding sequence ATGATTAAAGATTATTTAGAAATAAGAAATGCAGAAGGAATGCCTAAACTTGTTGATGCAACTATGTCACTTGGTTTCTTATTGAATGCCAAAAGTGCAGTAAGAAATTGTGCAATTGCATTAACAGAAGTAGCAACACCAGAAGTGAGAACTTTTATGCAAAAGCAATTAGATGATGCAATTAATATGCATGAGGAGATATCTAATCTTATGATAAATAAAGGGTGGTTCCATCCTATTAATCTAGATAAACAATTTCAAATGGATATAGAATCATCTGAAACAGCAGTTCAGATTGCCAGTTTAGATTTATTCCCTGGTGATACTAGCAGAATTGGCACTTTTGCAACACCAGAAAAATAA
- a CDS encoding spore coat protein yields MEQKYLSPNETMQVHEMLNLKTVCMTTSKMMEGVVFDQDLKALLEKDVQQSIIDISGLQQLLKKAPKMNETFKS; encoded by the coding sequence ATGGAACAAAAATATCTATCACCAAATGAAACAATGCAAGTACACGAAATGTTAAATCTAAAAACTGTTTGTATGACTACATCTAAAATGATGGAGGGCGTGGTTTTTGATCAAGATCTTAAAGCATTATTAGAAAAGGATGTACAACAATCTATTATAGATATAAGTGGCTTACAACAGCTACTAAAAAAAGCTCCTAAGATGAATGAAACATTTAAAAGCTAG
- a CDS encoding amidohydrolase — MILIKNGILYDLKNDIYNKKDIAIRDGKITEISECISEQYEDAEIIDLNEKLVFPGFIDCHTHLGIIEECTGKIGSDNNETSDPVTPHLNGIDGINPFDISFKDAIRSGITCVMSGPGSNNVVGGRNVAIKTCGTIIDKMIVKNPAGFKISLGENPLATYGINDKCPVTRMGSAALIRELFMRTEDYIVRKENKKIEERDIRLEAVIPLLKGEIPLRVHAHRADDIVTAVRIAEEFNISKMVIEHGTEAHLVKSYLREKNIPVAYGPLLTPRIKMELKARNYASIVELFEAGVKTALITDHPYNSIDCLRTVAAIAMAQGLSFKDAIKSITINPSEILNCQERIGKLEVGYDADIVVYDGNPLEIKSKVELTIINGEIVFKRN, encoded by the coding sequence ATGATTTTAATAAAAAATGGAATTTTATATGATCTAAAAAATGATATATATAATAAGAAAGACATAGCAATAAGGGATGGTAAAATAACAGAAATATCTGAGTGTATATCAGAACAGTATGAAGATGCAGAAATTATCGATTTAAACGAGAAACTTGTATTTCCTGGATTTATTGATTGTCACACACATCTTGGTATTATTGAAGAATGTACTGGAAAGATTGGTTCTGATAATAATGAAACTTCAGATCCAGTTACTCCTCATTTAAATGGTATAGATGGCATTAATCCATTTGATATATCATTTAAGGATGCTATAAGATCTGGTATCACTTGCGTTATGAGTGGACCCGGAAGTAATAATGTAGTTGGAGGAAGAAATGTTGCCATAAAAACTTGTGGAACAATTATTGATAAAATGATAGTAAAGAATCCAGCAGGTTTCAAAATTTCTCTTGGAGAAAATCCCTTAGCTACTTATGGGATTAATGATAAATGTCCAGTAACAAGAATGGGAAGTGCAGCACTAATAAGAGAGTTATTCATGAGAACAGAGGACTACATAGTTCGTAAAGAAAATAAAAAGATTGAAGAAAGAGATATAAGATTAGAAGCAGTTATCCCTTTGTTAAAAGGTGAAATTCCATTACGAGTTCATGCTCATAGAGCAGATGATATAGTTACAGCTGTACGAATTGCCGAAGAATTTAATATTAGTAAAATGGTTATTGAACATGGTACTGAGGCACATTTAGTAAAATCTTATTTAAGAGAAAAAAATATTCCTGTAGCATATGGGCCACTTCTTACTCCTAGAATAAAAATGGAATTAAAGGCTAGAAATTATGCATCTATTGTGGAATTATTTGAAGCTGGTGTTAAAACTGCACTTATAACAGATCATCCTTATAATTCAATAGATTGTTTAAGGACAGTTGCGGCTATTGCTATGGCTCAAGGGCTGTCATTTAAAGATGCAATAAAATCTATTACAATAAACCCTTCAGAAATACTAAATTGCCAAGAGAGAATAGGTAAATTAGAAGTTGGCTACGATGCAGATATTGTAGTATATGATGGTAATCCACTTGAAATAAAATCTAAAGTTGAGCTTACAATAATAAATGGTGAAATAGTATTTAAAAGAAATTAA